A DNA window from Engystomops pustulosus chromosome 6, aEngPut4.maternal, whole genome shotgun sequence contains the following coding sequences:
- the LOC140134939 gene encoding uncharacterized protein has product MKVLLLSVALLFCTGAQGRYFWQQDEPHQEQTSDKTVERVFHDAVAIVTDVFKSLDFPKIAEQYQLKEKLDAARKHTRKLEKALEGYSAGVWKKFDEQLHEKFPTLRKNVFPIFQEFDDALEERLKKIMKEIVPHGTDFLSSINKQITDFLDNLESIAEKGLEDLRAEVDKLRGRVQPYVDEVHAEYKRYHEDFKGEFQKDYKDLKQDVEKKMEMLKEHAKPLLENIKNKFPDGKEYQEKVDELLKEIKEAILKL; this is encoded by the exons ATGAAAGTTTTGCTACTATCAGTAGCCCTGCTCTTCTGCACAG GGGCACAGGGGCGCTACTTTTGGCAACAAGATGAACCTCACCAAGAACAAACTTCTGACAAAACAGTGGAAAGGGTTTTCCATGATGCGGTTGCAATAGTAACTGATGTATTTAAAAGCCTGGACTTTCCAAAGATTGCAGAACA GTATCAACTAAAAGAGAAGTTGGATGCTGCAAGGAAACACACACGCAAACTAGAGAAAGCTCTAGAAGGTTACTCTGCAGGAGTCTGGAAGAAATTCGATGAACAGCTCCATGAGAAATTCCCAACACTCAGGAAGAATGTATTCCCTATCTTTCAGGAGTTTGATGACGCTTTAGAAGAGCGACTCAAGAAGATTATGAAGGAAATAGTTCCACATGGAACCGACTTCTTGTCTTCAATAAATAAGCAAATAACCGATTTCTTAGATAACTTGGAAAGTATTGCAGAAAAGGGTCTGGAAGACCTGCGTGCTGAGGTAGACAAGCTGCGTGGCCGAGTCCAACCCTACGTGGATGAGGTCCATGCAGAGTACAAGAGATATCATGAGGATTTTAAAGGAGAATTCCAAAAGGATTATAAAGATCTGAAGCAAGATGTCGAGAAGAAAATGGAGATGCTGAAGGAGCACGCTAAGCCTCTtcttgaaaacataaaaaataaatttccAGATGGGAAAGAATATCAGGAAAAAGTGGATGAGTTGCTTAAGGAGATAAAAGAAGCAATATTAAAGTTGTAA